A DNA window from Camelina sativa cultivar DH55 chromosome 17, Cs, whole genome shotgun sequence contains the following coding sequences:
- the LOC104759774 gene encoding pentatricopeptide repeat-containing protein At1g43980, mitochondrial: protein MFQLLRRAHGLCMPSSFYLSRLVDRSLLSKCPTLARVVHAQLLKVGFIPNTFWGNRCLQLYFKSGSVFDAFQLFEDIPDKNTISWNVSLKGLLKNGYHNYALDLFDEMPERDVVSWNTMISGLASCGFPEYGMRVFLDMQSWVIRPTEFTFSILASLVSCVSHGEQIHGNAICSGVSKSNLVVWNSFMDMYRRIGVFDYALSVFLTMEDRDVISWNCLILCCSDSGDKEVALDQFGLMREMGNQPDEYTVSTVVSICSDLRDLCKGKQAIALCIKMGVLSNTIVLGAGIDMFSKCNRLDDSVKLFRELEKWDSVLCNSMIGSYSWHGFGEDALRLFIVAMRQSIRPDKFTLSSVLSSMNAVMLDHGAQVHSLAIKLGFDEDTAAATSLMEMYFKAGLIDSAMRVFATTDGKDLIFWNTVIMGLARNSRAAQSLAVFNQLLMNRGLKPDRVTFMGILIACCYAGFVNEGIQIFSSMVKTHGVNPGNEHYASIIELLCRAGMIIEAKDIADKIPFKTSSPIWEPILCASLDLGDTRLAETMAKTMLESEPKSSFPYLVLIKLYEMTWRWENSVKIRYAMNEQKIKSAQGSSKIGIKSSVYSFEADQLQIHGGQDTCAVLDLLSWDFVDQKIHWSA from the coding sequence ATGTTCCAACTGCTCCGACGAGCTCATGGACTTTGCATGCCGTCTTCTTTCTACTTGTCGCGTCTCGTAGACCGCTCTTTGCTCTCAAAGTGTCCGACTTTAGCCAGAGTCGTCCATGCCCAGCTCCTCAAAGTTGGATTTATACCCAATACTTTTTGGGGAAATCGCTGTCTTCAACTCTACTTCAAGTCCGGATCTGTCTTCGATGCTTTTCAACTGTTCGAGGATATTCCTGATAAGAACACTATATCCTGGAACGTTTCCCTGAAGGGTTTGTTGAAAAATGGTTATCACAACTATGCACTTGAcctgttcgatgaaatgcctgagcGAGATGTTGTTAGCTGGAACACAATGATTTCAGGGTTGGCTTCTTGTGGGTTTCCGGAATATGGGATGAGGGTTTTCTTGGATATGCAGAGTTGGGTTATTCGACCGACTGAGTTCACGTTTTCGATTCTGGCTTCTCTAGTTTCTTGTGTTAGCCATGGGGAGCAGATTCATGGTAATGCTATTTGCAGTGGCGTGAGTAAGTCTAATTTGGTGGTGTGGAATTCATTCATGGATATGTATAGAAGAATAGGAGTTTTTGATTATGCTTTATCAGTGTTTTTAACTATGGAGGATAGAGATGTTATCTCGTGGAactgtttgattttgtgttgttctGATTCTGGTGACAAAGAAGTGGCTTTGGATCAGTTTGGTTTGATGAGGGAAATGGGGAATCAACCAGACGAGTACACAGTTTCAACGGTTGTGTCTATATGCTCGGATTTACGAGATTTGTGCAAGGGTAAGCAGGCTATTGCTCTTTGCATCAAGATGGGGGTTTTATCTAACACCATTGTTTTAGGAGCTGGGATTGACATGTTTTCCAAATGCAACAGATTGGATGATTCGGTTAAGCTTTTCAGAGAGTTGGAGAAATGGGATTCAGTGTTATGCAACTCCATGATCGGTAGCTATTCGTGGCATGGTTTTGGAGAAGATGCTCTCAGGCTCTTTATTGTTGCCATGAGGCAGAGCATTAGGCCCGATAAGTTCACGCTCAGTAGTGTTTTGAGCTCGATGAATGCTGTGATGCTAGATCACGGAGCACAAGTTCATTCTTTGGCTATCAAGTTAGGGTTTGATGAGGACACGGCAGCAGCCACCTCACTCATGGAGATGTACTTTAAAGCCGGTTTAATTGATTCAGCAATGAGAGTGTTTGCCACAACAGATGGAAAAGATCTGATCTTTTGGAACACAGTGATAATGGGCTTGGCGAGAAACAGCAGAGCAGCTCAGTCACTTGCTGTTTTCAATCAATTGCTGATGAACCGAGGTCTGAAACCGGATAGAGTGACTTTTATGGGTATCTTGATAGCTTGTTGTTATGCCGGCTTTGTTAACGAAGGAATTCAGATATTCTCTTCAATGGTAAAGACTCATGGAGTTAATCCCGGGAACGAGCATTATGCCAGTATAATCGAATTGCTTTGCAGAGCAGGTATGATCATTGAGGCAAAGGACATTGCCGACAAGATACCTTTTAAAACAAGCTCTCCTATCTGGGAACCGATTCTCTGTGCATCTCTGGATCTTGGAGACACGAGACTCGCTGAGACTATGGCGAAAACAATGTTAGAATCTGAACCAAAGTCATCGTTTCCGTATCTGGTTTTGATCAAGTTATACGAGATGACATGGCGCTGGGAAAATTCAGTGAAGATAAGATACGCCATGAATGAACAGAAGATCAAATCGGCTCAAGGATCGAGCAAGATCGGTATAAAGAGCAGCGTGTACAGCTTCGAAGCTGACCAGTTGCAAATTCATGGAGGTCAAGATACTTGCGCAGTCTTGGACTTATTGTCTTGGGACTTTGTTGATCAGAAAATTCATTGGTCTGCATAA
- the LOC104759772 gene encoding subtilisin-like protease SBT3.11 translates to MSSRVSWWVFWVMSVVVILNVEFNIVEGGAYEETKVHIVYLGEKEHNDPELVTASHLSMLESLLGSKKDASESIVHSYRHGFSGFAAHLTDAQAKKISEHPNVVQVTPNTYYELQTTRTFDYLGLSHSTPKGLLRDAKMGEDIIIGVLDSGVWPESESFNDKGLGPIPQRWKGMCVDGEDFDSKKHCNRKLIGARYYMESLFRKNKTDSRIPDTEYMSAREALPHGTHVASTAGGSFVSNVSVNGFGVGTIRGGAPGARIAVYKVCWQRVDGSCASAEIIKAMDDAIADGVDLITISIGRPNPTLTELDLYNQISYGAFHAVANGIPVLSAGGNYGPDDYSVQNIAPWIITVAATSLDRWYSTPLTLGNNMTLMARSAYKGKEIQAELMFVYSANEMTSAAKGKVVLAFPTESELTDYVSNLSNVQAEGLIFATKREDDLKVSEGIAMITVDYEQGSTMFKYIRTTSSPTIKISSAVTLNGPLVATKVAEFSGRGPNPVSPYVLKPDIAAPGVGIVAASTPEKMGAEEGFYAESGTSMATPVVAGLVALLRAVHPDWSPAALKSALVTTASKTDPYGEPIFSEGLTRKLADPFDFGGGLVSPNKAADPGLVFDAGAEDYRLFLCASNYDEMHITKISRTNTLYRCPSPRPSMLDLNLPSITIPFLKEDVTLTRTVTNVGPVDSVYKLIVEPPLGVKISVTPNTLLFNSNVKKISFKVTVSTTHKSNSIYYFGSLTWTDGSHNVTIPLSVRTQMLMYFSY, encoded by the exons ATGAGCTCTCGGGTCTCATGGTGGGTTTTTTGGGTAATGAGTGTTGTGGTGATTCTTAACGTGGAGTTTAATATTGTGGAAGGAGGAGCCTATGAAGAGACTAAG gtccACATAGTATACCTTGGAGAAAAGGAGCATAATGATCCTGAGCTTGTAACGGCCTCGCATCTCAGCATGTTAGAATCCCTACTTGGAAG CAAAAAGGACGCTAGTGAGTCCATTGTCCATAGTTATCGGCATGGTTTCTCCGGATTTGCTGCCCATCTTACAGATGCCCAAGCCAAAAAAATCTCAG AGCATCCAAATGTAGTTCAAGTAACGCCCAATACTTACTATGAGCTGCAAACAACAAGGACATTTGATTATTTGGGGCTTTCTCATAGTACACCTAAAGGACTTCTTCGTGATGCCAAGATGGGCGAAGACATCATCATTGGTGTCTTGGACTCTG GTGTTTGGCCAGAGTCAGAGTCATTCAATGACAAAGGCTTAGGGCCAATCCCACAACGTTGGAAAGGGATGTGCGTAGACGGTGAAGATTTTGACTCGAAGAAGCATTGCAACAGGAAGTTGATAGGAGCGAGGTATTACATGGAAAGCCTATTCCGAAAGAACAAAACAGATAGCAGAATACCGGACACGGAGTACATGTCCGCAAGGGAAGCGTTGCCTCACGGTACCCATGTGGCCTCGACAGCCGGGGGATCCTTCGTTTCAAATGTGAGTGTAAATGGGTTTGGAGTGGGCACAATAAGAGGCGGAGCTCCTGGTGCTCGTATCGCTGTCTACAAAGTGTGTTGGCAAAGAGTAGACGGAAGTTGCGCGAGCGCAGAAATAATCAAAGCAATGGACGATGCCATAGCAGATGGGGTGGACTTGATAACAATATCAATAGGCAGGCCTAACCCTACGCTGACTGAACTTGatttatataatcaaatctCGTATGGAGCATTCCATGCAGTCGCCAATGGCATTCCAGTGCTCAGTGCGGGTGGTAACTATGGGCCTGATGATTATTCAGTCCAGAACATAGCTCCATGGATCATAACAGTGGCTGCCACTAGTCTAGACCGGTGGTATTCCACACCTTTGACACTAGGCAACAACATGACCTTAATG GCTCGGAGCGCGTACAAGGGTAAGGAGATCCAAGCAGAACTAATGTTCGTGTATAGCGCAAACGAGATGACAAGTGCGGCAAAGGGAAAAGTGGTGCTAGCTTTCCCGACTGAAAGTGAATTGACAGATTATGTGTCTAACCTTTCAAATGTGCAAGCAGAGGGTCTAATCTTTGCCACCAAGAGAGAGGATGATTTGAAAGTCTCTGAAGGTATCGCCATGATCACGGTCGACTATGAACAAGGATCTACCATGTTCAAGTACATAAGAACCACTAG TTCGCCCACCATAAAAATAAGCTCTGCAGTCACGCTTAATGGACCACTTGTAGCCACTAAGGTTGCTGAATTCTCAGGAAGAGGACCCAATCCCGTATCTCCATATGTTCTCAAG CCCGATATAGCAGCTCCAGGTGTTGGCATAGTGGCTGCGAGTACCCCAGAAAAAATGGGTGCCGAGGAAGGATTCTATGCTGAGTCGGGAACTTCAATGGCAACACCTGTGGTCGCTGGTTTAGTTGCGCTACTTAGAGCTGTGCATCCTGACTGGTCTCCGGCCGCGCTTAAGTCAGCTCTCGTCACCACAG CTTCCAAGACGGATCCCTACGGAGAACCTATATTTTCGGAAGGACTAACACGAAAACTAGCTGATCCTTTTGATTTCGGAGGAGGATTAGTTAGCCCAAACAAAGCAGCCGACCCTGGTCTTGTCTTTGACGCAGGTGCAGAAGACTATAGACTTTTTTTATGTGCTTCTAATTATGATGAGATGCACATCACCAAAATATCAAGAACAAATACGTTATATCGATGTCCTAGTCCAAGGCCTTCTATGCTTGATCTCAATTTGCCTTCCATCACAATTCCATTCCTTAAGGAAGATGTGACTCTCACGAGAACCGTCACCAACGTTGGACCCGTTGACTCCGTCTATAAACTCATCGTCGAGCCTCCATTGGGTGTCAAAATATCTGTCACACCCAACACATTGTTGTTCAACtcaaatgtcaaaaaaattagCTTCAAGGTTACTGTCTCCACAACTCACAAATCCAATTCGATTTATTATTttgggagcttgacttggactGATGGCTCTCACAACGTCACTATCCCATTATCTGTCAGAACTCAAATGTTGATGTATTTCAGctattga
- the LOC104757939 gene encoding protein STAY-GREEN LIKE, chloroplastic, translating to MACYIVPHYHNPVLSRRPNREIISHRHRFSRNLLKTRIRVPRSSAVSDGGISYNTLVSEAVRLLVPQANFDSTKLKVEFLGELLEKKKGSSGGIITPRAYILSHCDYTADLTLTISKVINLDQLEGWYKKDDVVAEWKKVNDELRLHIHCCVSGMSLLQDVAAELRYHIFSKELPLVLKAVVHGDSVMFRDNPELMDAYVWIYFHSSTPKYNRIECWGPLRDAAKGKQKGNHQGFLSSTTSRKLIQHKSIFHTLFTFLL from the exons ATGGCCTGTTACATCGTTCCTCATTACCACAATCCTGTTCTGTCTCGTCGTCCCAATAGAGAAATCATCAGTCATCGCCATCGTTTCAGCCGCAACCTCTTGAAGACAAGAATTAGGGTTCCTCGAAGTTCCGCCGTTAGTGACGGTGGTATCTCCTACAATACCTTAGTCTCCGAG GCAGTGAGGCTTTTGGTTCCACAAGCAAACTTTGATTCCACAAAGCTCAAAGTAGAGTTCTTAGGGGAGttattggagaagaagaagggtagCAGCGGAGGGATTATTACGCCGCGGGCATATATTCTTTCTCATTGTGACTACACTGCCGACTTAACCTTAACCATCTCAAAGGTCATCAATCTGGATCAACTAGAAGGATGGTACAAGAAAGACGATGTGGTTGCTGAGTGGAAGAAGGTGAATGATGAGTTGCGGTTACATATTCATTGTTGTGTGAGTGGTATGAGTTTATTGCAGGATGTGGCTGCAGAGCTTAGGTATCACATTTTCTCCAAGGAACTGCCTTTG GTACTTAAAGCTGTGGTCCATGGAGATTCAGTTATGTTTAGAGACAACCCTGAGCTAATGGATGCTTATGTATGGATTTATTTCCATTCAAGCACACCTAAATACAACCGGATTGAGTGTTGGGGACCTCTTAGGGATGCTGCAAAG GGAAAGCAGAAGGGCAATCATCAAGGCTTCTTGAGTTCAACTACTTCGAGGAAACTGATTCAACATAAGTCTATCTTCCATACCCTATTTACATTTCTTCTGTGA